ACCTCTCTCTGAGTTTTGACTTGACACTCCTGTCTTTCTCGCCTTCCCTCAGCAGGTTGTAGGCACTCCTCTCCATCGAAGAGAAGACTCTGCACATCTCGTCTAGCCTTTGGTCCCTTCCTGCTATGTAGGCTCTAACAGTGTACTGCACTCTTCACCACCCTAGTTACCTGCCTGAACTTCTTGCTTAGGCCGTAGAGCTTCTCGCAGAAGATAGTGAATATGGAAATATGTCCTAGCAATTTCCTGCATCGCTTCCTTCTTCACGTCGCCTTTGACGACTTCTACACTCGCACAATAACTCTCTGCTAGACTTTTCAGGTAGTTGAAGCCAAACCTCGACAGCCTGTCATTGAACTTCACAAGCAAAATGTCTGCCTTTTTCTCCCTTAACATCCTGTATGCCGATTCGAGCTTCCTCCTATTCTCGTTCAGGCCCTAAGCCACCTCCTCGTAGACA
This is a stretch of genomic DNA from Conexivisphaerales archaeon. It encodes these proteins:
- a CDS encoding recombinase family protein, giving the protein MNENRRKLESAYRMLREKKADILLVKFNDRLSRFGFNYLKSLAESYCASVEVVKGDVKKEAMQEIARTYFHIHYLLREALRPKQEVQAGN